In one Cryptosporangium minutisporangium genomic region, the following are encoded:
- a CDS encoding STAS domain-containing protein, whose translation MPDEVPIMRIGRNLLVTLQGDLEDAMVEQIERVVTNEVARTQATGMLIDISGLTLVDSFVARVIARLVGMVRLLGAETTVVGMQPAVAITLVELGVSMKHVHTALNAEQGMARLRGLQDERLD comes from the coding sequence ATGCCTGACGAGGTGCCGATCATGCGGATCGGCCGCAACCTACTGGTGACGCTCCAGGGCGACCTCGAGGACGCCATGGTCGAGCAGATCGAGCGGGTCGTCACCAACGAGGTGGCGCGCACGCAGGCGACCGGGATGCTGATCGACATCAGCGGCCTGACGCTGGTCGACTCGTTCGTCGCCCGGGTGATCGCCCGGCTGGTGGGCATGGTCCGGCTCCTCGGCGCGGAGACCACGGTCGTGGGCATGCAGCCTGCGGTCGCGATCACCCTCGTAGAGCTGGGGGTGTCGATGAAACACGTGCACACCGCACTCAACGCCGAGCAGGGGATGGCGCGTCTCCGGGGACTGCAGGATGAGCGTCTCGACTGA
- a CDS encoding SpoIIE family protein phosphatase encodes MGAVADESMVRNPHHRQVAVGDDTAVGEARRIARKLATDVGADELGGTRAELVATELATNLLRHADAGGWMLLRTVPPSRVEILAVDRGPGIRDPAAALAGRAPAPKGLGCGLASARRASCLLDLYTRVGSGTVVLGLVDVTDADASAEPRQCAGVSIGLSEACGDGWAAIEVDSRLAVAVVDGIGHGTPASAATDVVLDAFGQAPTELTTFTKRANEVARGTRGAVATVCVLDPDTDSLSCVAVGNVNGRVLAGTTEKGLITFSGSLGLAAQPPSAKIQTHDWPAEATLVLWTDGLRSRLDLAGYPGLFAHDPAVVAAVLHRDYGRGTDDATVVVARRPVATGNGPR; translated from the coding sequence ATGGGCGCGGTAGCCGACGAGTCGATGGTCCGAAACCCGCACCATCGGCAGGTGGCGGTGGGCGACGACACCGCGGTCGGTGAGGCGCGGCGGATCGCCCGCAAGCTCGCCACCGACGTGGGTGCCGACGAACTCGGCGGCACCCGCGCGGAGTTGGTCGCCACCGAACTCGCCACGAACCTCCTGCGCCACGCGGACGCCGGCGGATGGATGCTGCTGCGGACCGTGCCGCCGAGCCGGGTGGAGATCCTCGCGGTCGACCGGGGGCCCGGTATCCGGGACCCGGCGGCGGCCCTGGCGGGCCGCGCACCGGCGCCGAAAGGCCTCGGCTGCGGGCTGGCGTCGGCCCGCCGAGCCTCGTGCCTGCTGGACCTGTACACCCGGGTCGGCTCCGGAACGGTGGTCCTGGGGTTGGTCGACGTCACCGACGCCGACGCGTCGGCGGAGCCCCGGCAGTGCGCCGGTGTCTCGATCGGGCTCTCCGAGGCCTGCGGCGACGGGTGGGCCGCGATCGAGGTGGACAGCCGGCTCGCGGTCGCGGTGGTGGACGGGATCGGACACGGCACGCCGGCGTCGGCCGCCACCGACGTCGTGCTGGACGCGTTCGGTCAGGCGCCCACCGAGCTGACGACGTTCACCAAGCGCGCCAACGAGGTCGCCCGGGGAACGCGGGGCGCCGTCGCCACCGTCTGCGTGCTGGACCCCGACACAGACAGCTTGTCCTGCGTGGCGGTCGGCAACGTCAACGGCCGGGTGCTCGCGGGCACCACCGAGAAGGGTCTGATCACGTTCAGCGGCAGCCTCGGGCTCGCGGCCCAGCCGCCGTCCGCGAAGATCCAAACCCACGACTGGCCGGCCGAGGCCACGCTGGTGCTCTGGACCGACGGCCTGCGCAGCCGGCTGGACCTGGCCGGCTATCCCGGGTTGTTCGCCCACGATCCGGCGGTGGTGGCGGCCGTGCTGCACCGGGACTACGGCCGGGGAACGGACGACGCCACCGTGGTCGTCGCCCGCCGGCCCGTGGCGACCGGGAACGGCCCCCGGTGA
- a CDS encoding PAS domain S-box protein, which produces MGDTVHDAARADIDFREMVDAITDFGLIRLDGDGLIQGWYGAMSDITGYGPEEVTGRSAGLLHAEGAEGIGAELAEARSAGRYVTEGWRVRKDGDRFWAAVTLTPLGDGYLKVVRDLTERRAQELALRSVEETINSITEYEIVRLDAEGIVQSWNPGAERLRQYTAAEVAGQPVSMFYSEEEVRRGVPEREMAAAVREGRFESEGWRLRRDGSRFWANDVLSPIRNPEGDVVGFVKVSRDQSERREAEQLVSRQRDEILELSTPVIQVWDDVLVLPVIGTLDSARAARLTENLLERIARDQAEVVILDVSGVPAVDTEVAQHLLKTVEAARLMGSISVLSGVRPETAQAIVHLGIELGALRCRSNLKDALQLALRLVGASFASDKAGVDA; this is translated from the coding sequence GTGGGTGACACGGTGCACGACGCAGCGCGTGCGGACATCGACTTCCGGGAGATGGTCGACGCCATCACCGACTTCGGCCTGATCCGGCTGGACGGGGACGGCCTGATCCAGGGTTGGTACGGCGCGATGAGCGACATCACCGGCTACGGTCCGGAGGAGGTCACTGGTCGCTCTGCGGGATTGCTGCACGCCGAGGGCGCTGAGGGTATCGGTGCCGAGCTCGCCGAGGCCCGGTCCGCCGGTCGGTACGTCACCGAAGGGTGGCGCGTGCGGAAGGACGGAGATCGGTTCTGGGCCGCCGTCACGCTCACTCCGCTCGGCGACGGCTACCTCAAGGTGGTCCGCGACCTCACCGAGCGCCGCGCGCAGGAACTCGCGTTGCGCAGCGTCGAGGAGACGATCAACAGCATCACCGAGTACGAGATCGTCCGACTGGACGCGGAGGGCATCGTCCAGTCGTGGAACCCGGGCGCCGAGCGCCTCCGGCAGTACACCGCGGCCGAGGTCGCCGGCCAACCGGTCTCGATGTTCTACTCGGAGGAGGAGGTCCGGCGCGGTGTCCCGGAGCGGGAGATGGCCGCGGCCGTGCGCGAGGGCCGGTTCGAGTCCGAGGGCTGGCGCCTGCGCCGCGACGGCAGCCGGTTCTGGGCCAACGACGTGCTCAGCCCGATCCGCAACCCCGAGGGCGACGTGGTGGGGTTCGTGAAGGTCTCCCGCGACCAGAGCGAGCGGCGGGAGGCCGAGCAGCTGGTCTCCCGGCAGCGGGACGAGATCCTCGAGCTGTCCACGCCGGTGATCCAGGTCTGGGACGACGTCCTCGTGCTGCCGGTCATCGGCACGCTGGACAGCGCCCGCGCCGCCAGGCTCACCGAGAATCTCCTGGAGCGGATCGCCCGTGACCAGGCCGAAGTCGTCATCCTCGACGTGAGCGGCGTGCCGGCCGTCGACACGGAGGTCGCCCAGCACCTGCTGAAAACCGTCGAGGCCGCCCGCCTGATGGGTAGCATCAGCGTGCTGTCCGGGGTCCGGCCGGAGACCGCGCAGGCCATCGTCCACCTGGGGATCGAGCTCGGCGCGCTCCGCTGCCGAAGCAACCTCAAGGACGCGCTGCAACTCGCGCTCCGGCTGGTCGGCGCATCGTTCGCTTCCGACAAGGCAGGCGTTGATGCCTGA
- a CDS encoding ATP-binding protein — translation MSVSTDGSVLTVTIGAESDLLRVRTTLRSESQAAGLGLTAATKFVTAGSELARNIIRYAVHGQGEVLIEPLQQQGGRRGVRATFVDAGPGITDLDAAMTDNFTTGGGLGLGLPGSRRLVDEFSIDSGPNRGTTVVITQWAR, via the coding sequence ATGAGCGTCTCGACTGACGGCAGCGTGCTCACGGTCACGATCGGCGCCGAGTCGGACCTGTTGCGAGTGCGCACGACACTTCGGTCGGAGTCACAGGCGGCCGGGCTCGGCCTGACGGCGGCCACCAAGTTCGTGACCGCAGGCAGTGAGCTGGCCCGGAACATCATTCGGTACGCCGTGCACGGTCAGGGCGAGGTCCTGATCGAGCCGCTGCAGCAGCAGGGCGGCCGGCGCGGGGTCCGGGCGACGTTCGTCGACGCCGGCCCCGGCATTACCGACCTGGACGCGGCGATGACCGACAACTTCACGACCGGGGGCGGCCTGGGGCTCGGGCTGCCCGGCAGCCGACGGCTGGTCGACGAGTTCTCCATCGACAGCGGCCCGAACCGGGGCACCACGGTGGTGATCACCCAATGGGCGCGGTAG